From Sebaldella sp. S0638:
ACCCCTTGTTCTTCGCTTTCTTCCCAATCCAGATAAAATTTTTCGATATCTTTTTCCATAACATTTATCACTCCCTTAGGTTTAATCTGTTTTATATTATTTTACCACTATAAATGCTTTTTATCAATAATCTATGTTTCATTTTTTTTCTTATTTCTCTTTCGGAACTCCCACGGCGGAACTGGATTTCTTTTACTCCAGAGCCCCTTTCCATCAAATTTTGCTTTTTGCTCATATACTTTATACTGAACATCCTTTGGCGAATATTCTTTGTACCACCATGCATTTCCTTCTTTTACCATAGTTTCATTTATATTTTCTCCGTTCAGATAGATAATGGAGATATCACGCCCGTATCTGTCTTTGGATATAAAATCAATATTTATATCCTTTCCCTGAATTCTGTTATAAAGATACTGCCTTGATTCCATGCCGTATTCCTGATCTTTTTCAGGAGCATCAATTCCGTATAATCTGAGCTTTCTCTTTTCGCCGTGATCATTCACAGTTACAGTATCTCCGTCACTTACATTCAAAACCCTGTATGTATCATCAGAAGGCATCCCTTTCTGTCCGAGATTATATTTATCGCCAAAATAGCTGACTAAAAAAATAATTACTGACACTATGGTTGTTATGTATTTCTTTTTTATATATTTCGTTTTTCGTCTTCTTGTAGTTGTTCTTCTTTTCTTTCTTCCTGCCACATCCTCCTCCTGATTTTTTAGATTAATACAAATATCTTATATAAAATATTTCCTTTTGTCAAAGCCTATTTTAAAAATTTTCTGCCTGTTTTATCTGTTTTTAAGTCTGTTTATACTTTTACACTATAAAATTACCCTTCATAAAAAACTATTGTATTATTTTTAGCGAAAATACGTTATAATATGATGAAACAACCTTTTAATATGGAGGAATCATGAAAAAAACTTTAATACCCGTAATATTTTTACTCTTTTCCCTTATGCTGCTCGGAAATTATACAGTAACTCAGGGAACCAGCGTAAAATTAAGCGAAAAAGAACTAAAAGCTAATAACACGGAGATAGAAAACAGAGTAAAGACTGTTTTTGACATTAATTCATATTCTCCCGAAGAATTAAGAAGTATAATCTGGAGAGAATATCCCGATTTGACTTCAAGTCCCAGTGAAGAGGCAGATGTATTTATAAACTACATAAAATCTGTTTTTTCCAATACAAAGTATGAAATTAAAAGCATTAATTACACAGACAGCAATACTGCAAAAGTGATTCTTTCAGTTTCTATACCGAATCCTGACGAGCTTTCTTCTGATGCCAAACAGGCAGAAATAGAAAAGACCGTGGAGAAGAAATTTACTGAAAAAACCGGAGTTACTTACAGCACTTTGGAAAAAGACAAAAATCTTATGAAGAAATATGAACCTTTATTATTAAGACTTTATATGGAAACTTCTACTGAAGAAATAAAAAATATAAAGACTTATAATAAGGAAGAATCAGTTTACACTATGAAAAAAAGCGGCAATGTATGGAATTTTAAAAATAATGCCGTGAACTTTTTCGGAAACTAAAAAATGTAAATTATCAAAATATTTTTAATAATTCAGGAGGACATACTATGAAAAAACTTTTAATACTATTCTCGGTACTTTTATTCTCACTTTCATTTTCAGAAGGTACATATAAGGTAAATGTACCGAAGGAACTTAAGCTCGGCACTGTTGAAATATCACAAAATAACGCCCAGATCGAAAAATTGTTTTCAGAAACTTTCAGTGCTGATACTTATTCAGCGGCAAATATAAGAAAAGCATTTGGTGTTGCTGACACTACAAATACCAAAGAAGAAGAAATCCTTATTTCCAATACTTCGTCTTTTCTGCAAAACTACCTTAATGTCTCAAAATATACAATAAATGAGATTGCGTACTCTGATGCCAATACTGCTTCAGTTACAATTACTATTGTAAATCCGGACATTGACAAGTATGTTTCTGCTAATGAATCTGCACTTGAAAAACGTGCCGAGCAGTATTTTAAGGAATTTTCCGGAAAAACAGTACAGCAGGTTGATAAAGATACAGCAAATCAGGATAAATATGTACCTGTACTGATGGCTGCTTATTTCCGTTCACTTTCTGATAATATGAAAAATATCAAAGATACTGTTACTAATAAAGAAACAGTTAATGTGTATAAGAAAAACGGTGTCTGGGTATTAGATGAAAAAATCATGGACAGTCTTATTTATTCACGTTTATTTAACTAATGAGAGGTGAAATTAATGCTTGTAGAAATTATTAGTACTACTTTTGATCAGGCGCTTCAGGCTAAAAAGTACGGTGCCGACAGAATCGAGCTTGTAAACGGGATGCTTGAAGAAGGGCTTACACCGAGTCTCGGTGTTATAAAAAAGATAAAAGAAGAGATAGGAATACCTTCTGTGGTAATGATAAGACCTCATGGAAAGTCATTTGTTTACAGCAGGGATGATCTTGACACAATGGTAAGGGATATCAGAATTATAGAGCCTGTGGGTGTGGACAGTTTTGTCCTCGGAGCACTTGATGAAAATAACAATATTGATGAAGAAGCACTGAAACTTCTTCTTTCAAATATAGAAAATACTCCTGTGGCATTTCACAGAGCTTTTGAGGAAGTACCTGACTATAAAAAAGCTATGGATACACTGAAAAAGTATCCGAAAATAAACAGGGTTCTTACTACTTTCGGTTCAAAGGATCTGAAAAAAGATATTTCCAAAATAAAAGAATATCTTGATTATGCCA
This genomic window contains:
- a CDS encoding copper homeostasis protein CutC encodes the protein MLVEIISTTFDQALQAKKYGADRIELVNGMLEEGLTPSLGVIKKIKEEIGIPSVVMIRPHGKSFVYSRDDLDTMVRDIRIIEPVGVDSFVLGALDENNNIDEEALKLLLSNIENTPVAFHRAFEEVPDYKKAMDTLKKYPKINRVLTTFGSKDLKKDISKIKEYLDYAKSINLDIIIGGGVNLDNLETLVKETDISQIHIGSAAKINKNPILDLDPGAVEKIMKIVHSR
- a CDS encoding thermonuclease family protein yields the protein MAGRKKRRTTTRRRKTKYIKKKYITTIVSVIIFLVSYFGDKYNLGQKGMPSDDTYRVLNVSDGDTVTVNDHGEKRKLRLYGIDAPEKDQEYGMESRQYLYNRIQGKDINIDFISKDRYGRDISIIYLNGENINETMVKEGNAWWYKEYSPKDVQYKVYEQKAKFDGKGLWSKRNPVPPWEFRKRNKKKNET